Proteins encoded within one genomic window of Balaenoptera ricei isolate mBalRic1 chromosome 10, mBalRic1.hap2, whole genome shotgun sequence:
- the DENND6B gene encoding protein DENND6B isoform X2, which produces MDQGSAAGPHRARGRLGAPSCGARAPGAPWARFSAWLECVCVVTFDLELGQALELVYPSDFQLTDKEKSSICYLSFPDSHSGCLGDTQFSFRIRQCGGQRRPWHTDDRHCDSGAPVSLQREPAHYFGYVYFRQVKDSSVKRGYFQKAWGPALPCYTWGFLIAWSPTSGHSWEVGGTPCPGRPWMSRASGVPAGSQGAGATSHRPRALQSLVLVSRLPFVRLFQALLSLVAPEYFDKLAPCLEAVCDEIDQWPAPVPGQTLNLPVMGVVLQVHIPSRADKPESGPPKQCSHENLLPAPVVLTSVHELDLFRCFRPVLAHVQLLWELMLLGEPLLVLAPSPAVSSEMVLALTSCLQPLKFCCDYRPYFTVHDSEFKEFTTRTQAPPSVVLGVTNPFFIKTLQHWPHVLRIGEPKMPGDLPKQVKLKKPSRLKTLDTKPGLYTAYTTYLHRDKALLRRLLKVPLGGAPGAGKLGSGVKGAQPACCGSALAPQGLQKKRPSDVQSAVLRRHLLELTQSFLSPLEHYMASLMPLQKSITPWKTPPQIHPFHQDDFLRSLEHSGPQLTCLLKGDRLGLYRRFFKSPHFDGWYRQRHKEMAQKLEALHLEAICEAVRGALGCRRAQREHRDLDEGQVRGGGRGSGPETSGEAGSGTGPPAPREGGDAEAGAAVHRDSHRLPAQGPAGRPVPSLGWGPWPRARVWPSSPPPSQARAPPPKLPAAPGPGPPPGTTIIPADKVAFGTTAWPLTVGGSRAGSASPPPGPHLPSPGS; this is translated from the exons CTGGTGTACCCCAGCGACTTCCAGCTCACGGACAAGGAG AAAAGCAGCATCTGCTACCTGTCCTTTCCCGACTCCCACTCAG gctgCCTCGGGGATACTCAGTTCAGCTTCCGCATTCGTCAGTGTGGAGGGCAGAGGCGCCCCTGGCACACGGATGACAGGCACTGTGACAGTGGGGCCCCCGTGTCTCTGCAG AGGGAGCCGGCACACTACTTTGGCTACGTGTACTTCAGGCAGGTGAAGGACAGCTCCGTGAAGAGGGGCTACTTCCAGAAG GCCTGGggtccagccctgccctgctACACCTGGGGTTTTCTAATAGCCTGGAGTCCTACGTCAGGCCATTCCTGGGAAGTCGGTGGGACACCCTGCCCTGGGCGACCCTGGATGAGCCGGGCCTCAGGGGTCCCCGCAGGGTCCCAAGGGGCTGGGGCGACATCTCACCGGCCCCGGGCCCTGCAGTCTCTGGTGCTGGTGTCCCGCCTGCCCTTCGTCCGGCTGTTCCAGGCGCTGCTGAGCCTGGTCGCCCCAGAGTACTTCGACAAGCTGGCGCCCTGCCTGGAAGCGG TCTGCGATGAGATTGACCAGTGGCCGGCCCCTGTGCCGGGGCAGACCTTGAACCTGCCTGTCATGGGCGTCGTCCTGCAG GTGCACATCCCATCCAGGGCAGACAAGCCTGAATCCGGTCCTCCAAAGCAGTGCAGCCACGAG AACCTGCTACCAGCCCCGGTCGTCCTCACCAGTGTCCATGAGCTGGACCTGTTCAG GTGCTTCCGGCCCGTGCTGGCCCACGTGCAGCTGCTGTGGGAGCTCATGCTCCTCGGGGAGCCCCTGCTGGTCCTGGCGCCGTCGCCCGCCGTGTCCTCGGAGATGGTGCTGGCCTTGACCAG CTGCCTGCAGCCCCTCAAGTTCTGCTGCGACTACCGCCCCTACTTCACCGTCCACGATAGCGAGTTCAAGGAGTTCACGACGCGCACGCAGGCCCC accAAGCGTGGTCCTGGGAGTCACAAACCCTTTCTTTATCAAAACGCTCCAGCACTGGCCCCACGTCCTCCGCATCGGGGAGCCCAAGATGCCAG GGGACCTTCCCAAGCAGGTCAAACTGAAAAAGCCCTCAAGGCTGAAGACCCTGGACACCAAGCCAG GCCTCTACACTGCGTACACGACCTACCTCCACCGAGACAAGGCCCTGCTCAGACGACTGCTTAAGGTACCGCTGGGGGGCGCTCCGGGGGCGGGGAAGCTGGGCTCGGGTGTGAAGGGGGCGCAGCCGGCCTGCTGCGGCTCAGCCCTCGCCCCCCAGGGCCTGCAGAAGAAGCGGCCGTCGGACGTGCAGAGTGCAGTGCTGAGGCGGCACCTCCTGGAGCTCACGCAGAGCTTCCTCAGCCCTCTG GAGCACTACATGGCCAGCCTCATGCCCCTGCAGAAGAGCATCACGCCCTGGAAG ACCCCTCCCCAGATCCACCCCTTCCACCAGGACGACTTCCTGCGCAGCCTGGAGCACTCGGGGCCCCAGCTCACCTGCCTCCTCAAGGGCGACCGGCTGGGCCTCTACAG GCGGTTTTTCAAGTCCCCCCATTTTGATGGCTGGTACCGACAGCGGCACAAAGAGATGGCCCAGAAGCTGGAGGCCCTGCACCTCGAGGCCATCTGTGAGGCGGTGAGGGGGGCGCTTGGCTGCAGGAGAGCGCAGAGGG AACATCGAGATCTGGATGAAGGACAAGTCCGAGGTGGAGGTCGTGGATCTGGTCCTGAAACTTCGGGAGAGGCTG GTTCGGGCACAGGGCCACCAGCTCCCCGTGAAGGAGGCGACGCTGAAGCGGGCGCGGCTGTACATCGAGACAGTCATCGGCTCCCTGCCCAAGGACCTGCAGGTCGTCCTGTGCCCTCCCTAGGATGGGGCCCATggcccagggccagggtctggccgagctcccctccccccagtcaaGCACGAGCTCCCCCACCCAAGCTCCCGGCTGCCCCTGGCCCTGGACCCCCACCTGGCACCACCATCATCCCAGCAGACAAGGTGGCATTTGGAACTACAGCCTGGCCCCTGACTGTTGGCGGATCACGTGCTGGcagcgcctcccctccccctgggccccacctgccctctccagggtcttag
- the DENND6B gene encoding protein DENND6B isoform X1, which produces MDQGSAAGPHRARGRLGAPSCGARAPGAPWARFSAWLECVCVVTFDLELGQALELVYPSDFQLTDKEKSSICYLSFPDSHSGCLGDTQFSFRIRQCGGQRRPWHTDDRHCDSGAPVSLQREPAHYFGYVYFRQVKDSSVKRGYFQKAWGPALPCYTWGFLIAWSPTSGHSWEVGGTPCPGRPWMSRASGVPAGSQGAGATSHRPRALQSLVLVSRLPFVRLFQALLSLVAPEYFDKLAPCLEAVCDEIDQWPAPVPGQTLNLPVMGVVLQVHIPSRADKPESGPPKQCSHENLLPAPVVLTSVHELDLFRCFRPVLAHVQLLWELMLLGEPLLVLAPSPAVSSEMVLALTSCLQPLKFCCDYRPYFTVHDSEFKEFTTRTQAPPSVVLGVTNPFFIKTLQHWPHVLRIGEPKMPGDLPKQVKLKKPSRLKTLDTKPGLYTAYTTYLHRDKALLRRLLKVPLGGAPGAGKLGSGVKGAQPACCGSALAPQGLQKKRPSDVQSAVLRRHLLELTQSFLSPLEHYMASLMPLQKSITPWKTPPQIHPFHQDDFLRSLEHSGPQLTCLLKGDRLGLYRWADSRRFFKSPHFDGWYRQRHKEMAQKLEALHLEAICEAVRGALGCRRAQREHRDLDEGQVRGGGRGSGPETSGEAGSGTGPPAPREGGDAEAGAAVHRDSHRLPAQGPAGRPVPSLGWGPWPRARVWPSSPPPSQARAPPPKLPAAPGPGPPPGTTIIPADKVAFGTTAWPLTVGGSRAGSASPPPGPHLPSPGS; this is translated from the exons CTGGTGTACCCCAGCGACTTCCAGCTCACGGACAAGGAG AAAAGCAGCATCTGCTACCTGTCCTTTCCCGACTCCCACTCAG gctgCCTCGGGGATACTCAGTTCAGCTTCCGCATTCGTCAGTGTGGAGGGCAGAGGCGCCCCTGGCACACGGATGACAGGCACTGTGACAGTGGGGCCCCCGTGTCTCTGCAG AGGGAGCCGGCACACTACTTTGGCTACGTGTACTTCAGGCAGGTGAAGGACAGCTCCGTGAAGAGGGGCTACTTCCAGAAG GCCTGGggtccagccctgccctgctACACCTGGGGTTTTCTAATAGCCTGGAGTCCTACGTCAGGCCATTCCTGGGAAGTCGGTGGGACACCCTGCCCTGGGCGACCCTGGATGAGCCGGGCCTCAGGGGTCCCCGCAGGGTCCCAAGGGGCTGGGGCGACATCTCACCGGCCCCGGGCCCTGCAGTCTCTGGTGCTGGTGTCCCGCCTGCCCTTCGTCCGGCTGTTCCAGGCGCTGCTGAGCCTGGTCGCCCCAGAGTACTTCGACAAGCTGGCGCCCTGCCTGGAAGCGG TCTGCGATGAGATTGACCAGTGGCCGGCCCCTGTGCCGGGGCAGACCTTGAACCTGCCTGTCATGGGCGTCGTCCTGCAG GTGCACATCCCATCCAGGGCAGACAAGCCTGAATCCGGTCCTCCAAAGCAGTGCAGCCACGAG AACCTGCTACCAGCCCCGGTCGTCCTCACCAGTGTCCATGAGCTGGACCTGTTCAG GTGCTTCCGGCCCGTGCTGGCCCACGTGCAGCTGCTGTGGGAGCTCATGCTCCTCGGGGAGCCCCTGCTGGTCCTGGCGCCGTCGCCCGCCGTGTCCTCGGAGATGGTGCTGGCCTTGACCAG CTGCCTGCAGCCCCTCAAGTTCTGCTGCGACTACCGCCCCTACTTCACCGTCCACGATAGCGAGTTCAAGGAGTTCACGACGCGCACGCAGGCCCC accAAGCGTGGTCCTGGGAGTCACAAACCCTTTCTTTATCAAAACGCTCCAGCACTGGCCCCACGTCCTCCGCATCGGGGAGCCCAAGATGCCAG GGGACCTTCCCAAGCAGGTCAAACTGAAAAAGCCCTCAAGGCTGAAGACCCTGGACACCAAGCCAG GCCTCTACACTGCGTACACGACCTACCTCCACCGAGACAAGGCCCTGCTCAGACGACTGCTTAAGGTACCGCTGGGGGGCGCTCCGGGGGCGGGGAAGCTGGGCTCGGGTGTGAAGGGGGCGCAGCCGGCCTGCTGCGGCTCAGCCCTCGCCCCCCAGGGCCTGCAGAAGAAGCGGCCGTCGGACGTGCAGAGTGCAGTGCTGAGGCGGCACCTCCTGGAGCTCACGCAGAGCTTCCTCAGCCCTCTG GAGCACTACATGGCCAGCCTCATGCCCCTGCAGAAGAGCATCACGCCCTGGAAG ACCCCTCCCCAGATCCACCCCTTCCACCAGGACGACTTCCTGCGCAGCCTGGAGCACTCGGGGCCCCAGCTCACCTGCCTCCTCAAGGGCGACCGGCTGGGCCTCTACAGGTGGGCGGACAGTAG GCGGTTTTTCAAGTCCCCCCATTTTGATGGCTGGTACCGACAGCGGCACAAAGAGATGGCCCAGAAGCTGGAGGCCCTGCACCTCGAGGCCATCTGTGAGGCGGTGAGGGGGGCGCTTGGCTGCAGGAGAGCGCAGAGGG AACATCGAGATCTGGATGAAGGACAAGTCCGAGGTGGAGGTCGTGGATCTGGTCCTGAAACTTCGGGAGAGGCTG GTTCGGGCACAGGGCCACCAGCTCCCCGTGAAGGAGGCGACGCTGAAGCGGGCGCGGCTGTACATCGAGACAGTCATCGGCTCCCTGCCCAAGGACCTGCAGGTCGTCCTGTGCCCTCCCTAGGATGGGGCCCATggcccagggccagggtctggccgagctcccctccccccagtcaaGCACGAGCTCCCCCACCCAAGCTCCCGGCTGCCCCTGGCCCTGGACCCCCACCTGGCACCACCATCATCCCAGCAGACAAGGTGGCATTTGGAACTACAGCCTGGCCCCTGACTGTTGGCGGATCACGTGCTGGcagcgcctcccctccccctgggccccacctgccctctccagggtcttag
- the DENND6B gene encoding protein DENND6B isoform X10, with protein sequence MDQGSAAGPHRARGRLGAPSCGARAPGAPWARFSAWLECVCVVTFDLELGQALELVYPSDFQLTDKEKSSICYLSFPDSHSGCLGDTQFSFRIRQCGGQRRPWHTDDRHCDSGAPVSLQREPAHYFGYVYFRQVKDSSVKRGYFQKSLVLVSRLPFVRLFQALLSLVAPEYFDKLAPCLEAVCDEIDQWPAPVPGQTLNLPVMGVVLQVHIPSRADKPESGPPKQCSHENLLPAPVVLTSVHELDLFRCFRPVLAHVQLLWELMLLGEPLLVLAPSPAVSSEMVLALTSCLQPLKFCCDYRPYFTVHDSEFKEFTTRTQAPPSVVLGVTNPFFIKTLQHWPHVLRIGEPKMPGDLPKQVKLKKPSRLKTLDTKPGLYTAYTTYLHRDKALLRRLLKGLQKKRPSDVQSAVLRRHLLELTQSFLSPLEHYMASLMPLQKSITPWKTPPQIHPFHQDDFLRSLEHSGPQLTCLLKGDRLGLYRRFFKSPHFDGWYRQRHKEMAQKLEALHLEAICEANIEIWMKDKSEVEVVDLVLKLRERLVRAQGHQLPVKEATLKRARLYIETVIGSLPKDLQVVLCPP encoded by the exons CTGGTGTACCCCAGCGACTTCCAGCTCACGGACAAGGAG AAAAGCAGCATCTGCTACCTGTCCTTTCCCGACTCCCACTCAG gctgCCTCGGGGATACTCAGTTCAGCTTCCGCATTCGTCAGTGTGGAGGGCAGAGGCGCCCCTGGCACACGGATGACAGGCACTGTGACAGTGGGGCCCCCGTGTCTCTGCAG AGGGAGCCGGCACACTACTTTGGCTACGTGTACTTCAGGCAGGTGAAGGACAGCTCCGTGAAGAGGGGCTACTTCCAGAAG TCTCTGGTGCTGGTGTCCCGCCTGCCCTTCGTCCGGCTGTTCCAGGCGCTGCTGAGCCTGGTCGCCCCAGAGTACTTCGACAAGCTGGCGCCCTGCCTGGAAGCGG TCTGCGATGAGATTGACCAGTGGCCGGCCCCTGTGCCGGGGCAGACCTTGAACCTGCCTGTCATGGGCGTCGTCCTGCAG GTGCACATCCCATCCAGGGCAGACAAGCCTGAATCCGGTCCTCCAAAGCAGTGCAGCCACGAG AACCTGCTACCAGCCCCGGTCGTCCTCACCAGTGTCCATGAGCTGGACCTGTTCAG GTGCTTCCGGCCCGTGCTGGCCCACGTGCAGCTGCTGTGGGAGCTCATGCTCCTCGGGGAGCCCCTGCTGGTCCTGGCGCCGTCGCCCGCCGTGTCCTCGGAGATGGTGCTGGCCTTGACCAG CTGCCTGCAGCCCCTCAAGTTCTGCTGCGACTACCGCCCCTACTTCACCGTCCACGATAGCGAGTTCAAGGAGTTCACGACGCGCACGCAGGCCCC accAAGCGTGGTCCTGGGAGTCACAAACCCTTTCTTTATCAAAACGCTCCAGCACTGGCCCCACGTCCTCCGCATCGGGGAGCCCAAGATGCCAG GGGACCTTCCCAAGCAGGTCAAACTGAAAAAGCCCTCAAGGCTGAAGACCCTGGACACCAAGCCAG GCCTCTACACTGCGTACACGACCTACCTCCACCGAGACAAGGCCCTGCTCAGACGACTGCTTAAG GGCCTGCAGAAGAAGCGGCCGTCGGACGTGCAGAGTGCAGTGCTGAGGCGGCACCTCCTGGAGCTCACGCAGAGCTTCCTCAGCCCTCTG GAGCACTACATGGCCAGCCTCATGCCCCTGCAGAAGAGCATCACGCCCTGGAAG ACCCCTCCCCAGATCCACCCCTTCCACCAGGACGACTTCCTGCGCAGCCTGGAGCACTCGGGGCCCCAGCTCACCTGCCTCCTCAAGGGCGACCGGCTGGGCCTCTACAG GCGGTTTTTCAAGTCCCCCCATTTTGATGGCTGGTACCGACAGCGGCACAAAGAGATGGCCCAGAAGCTGGAGGCCCTGCACCTCGAGGCCATCTGTGAGGCG AACATCGAGATCTGGATGAAGGACAAGTCCGAGGTGGAGGTCGTGGATCTGGTCCTGAAACTTCGGGAGAGGCTG GTTCGGGCACAGGGCCACCAGCTCCCCGTGAAGGAGGCGACGCTGAAGCGGGCGCGGCTGTACATCGAGACAGTCATCGGCTCCCTGCCCAAGGACCTGCAGGTCGTCCTGTGCCCTCCCTAG
- the DENND6B gene encoding protein DENND6B isoform X9: protein MDQGSAAGPHRARGRLGAPSCGARAPGAPWARFSAWLECVCVVTFDLELGQALELVYPSDFQLTDKEKSSICYLSFPDSHSGCLGDTQFSFRIRQCGGQRRPWHTDDRHCDSGAPVSLQREPAHYFGYVYFRQVKDSSVKRGYFQKAWGPALPCYTWGFLIAWSPTSGHSWEVGGTPCPGRPWMSRASGVPAGSQGAGATSHRPRALQSLVLVSRLPFVRLFQALLSLVAPEYFDKLAPCLEAVCDEIDQWPAPVPGQTLNLPVMGVVLQVHIPSRADKPESGPPKQCSHENLLPAPVVLTSVHELDLFRCFRPVLAHVQLLWELMLLGEPLLVLAPSPAVSSEMVLALTSCLQPLKFCCDYRPYFTVHDSEFKEFTTRTQAPPSVVLGVTNPFFIKTLQHWPHVLRIGEPKMPGDLPKQVKLKKPSRLKTLDTKPGLYTAYTTYLHRDKALLRRLLKGLQKKRPSDVQSAVLRRHLLELTQSFLSPLEHYMASLMPLQKSITPWKTPPQIHPFHQDDFLRSLEHSGPQLTCLLKGDRLGLYRRFFKSPHFDGWYRQRHKEMAQKLEALHLEAICEANIEIWMKDKSEVEVVDLVLKLRERLVRAQGHQLPVKEATLKRARLYIETVIGSLPKDLQVVLCPP, encoded by the exons CTGGTGTACCCCAGCGACTTCCAGCTCACGGACAAGGAG AAAAGCAGCATCTGCTACCTGTCCTTTCCCGACTCCCACTCAG gctgCCTCGGGGATACTCAGTTCAGCTTCCGCATTCGTCAGTGTGGAGGGCAGAGGCGCCCCTGGCACACGGATGACAGGCACTGTGACAGTGGGGCCCCCGTGTCTCTGCAG AGGGAGCCGGCACACTACTTTGGCTACGTGTACTTCAGGCAGGTGAAGGACAGCTCCGTGAAGAGGGGCTACTTCCAGAAG GCCTGGggtccagccctgccctgctACACCTGGGGTTTTCTAATAGCCTGGAGTCCTACGTCAGGCCATTCCTGGGAAGTCGGTGGGACACCCTGCCCTGGGCGACCCTGGATGAGCCGGGCCTCAGGGGTCCCCGCAGGGTCCCAAGGGGCTGGGGCGACATCTCACCGGCCCCGGGCCCTGCAGTCTCTGGTGCTGGTGTCCCGCCTGCCCTTCGTCCGGCTGTTCCAGGCGCTGCTGAGCCTGGTCGCCCCAGAGTACTTCGACAAGCTGGCGCCCTGCCTGGAAGCGG TCTGCGATGAGATTGACCAGTGGCCGGCCCCTGTGCCGGGGCAGACCTTGAACCTGCCTGTCATGGGCGTCGTCCTGCAG GTGCACATCCCATCCAGGGCAGACAAGCCTGAATCCGGTCCTCCAAAGCAGTGCAGCCACGAG AACCTGCTACCAGCCCCGGTCGTCCTCACCAGTGTCCATGAGCTGGACCTGTTCAG GTGCTTCCGGCCCGTGCTGGCCCACGTGCAGCTGCTGTGGGAGCTCATGCTCCTCGGGGAGCCCCTGCTGGTCCTGGCGCCGTCGCCCGCCGTGTCCTCGGAGATGGTGCTGGCCTTGACCAG CTGCCTGCAGCCCCTCAAGTTCTGCTGCGACTACCGCCCCTACTTCACCGTCCACGATAGCGAGTTCAAGGAGTTCACGACGCGCACGCAGGCCCC accAAGCGTGGTCCTGGGAGTCACAAACCCTTTCTTTATCAAAACGCTCCAGCACTGGCCCCACGTCCTCCGCATCGGGGAGCCCAAGATGCCAG GGGACCTTCCCAAGCAGGTCAAACTGAAAAAGCCCTCAAGGCTGAAGACCCTGGACACCAAGCCAG GCCTCTACACTGCGTACACGACCTACCTCCACCGAGACAAGGCCCTGCTCAGACGACTGCTTAAG GGCCTGCAGAAGAAGCGGCCGTCGGACGTGCAGAGTGCAGTGCTGAGGCGGCACCTCCTGGAGCTCACGCAGAGCTTCCTCAGCCCTCTG GAGCACTACATGGCCAGCCTCATGCCCCTGCAGAAGAGCATCACGCCCTGGAAG ACCCCTCCCCAGATCCACCCCTTCCACCAGGACGACTTCCTGCGCAGCCTGGAGCACTCGGGGCCCCAGCTCACCTGCCTCCTCAAGGGCGACCGGCTGGGCCTCTACAG GCGGTTTTTCAAGTCCCCCCATTTTGATGGCTGGTACCGACAGCGGCACAAAGAGATGGCCCAGAAGCTGGAGGCCCTGCACCTCGAGGCCATCTGTGAGGCG AACATCGAGATCTGGATGAAGGACAAGTCCGAGGTGGAGGTCGTGGATCTGGTCCTGAAACTTCGGGAGAGGCTG GTTCGGGCACAGGGCCACCAGCTCCCCGTGAAGGAGGCGACGCTGAAGCGGGCGCGGCTGTACATCGAGACAGTCATCGGCTCCCTGCCCAAGGACCTGCAGGTCGTCCTGTGCCCTCCCTAG
- the DENND6B gene encoding protein DENND6B isoform X8, producing the protein MDQGSAAGPHRARGRLGAPSCGARAPGAPWARFSAWLECVCVVTFDLELGQALELVYPSDFQLTDKEKSSICYLSFPDSHSGCLGDTQFSFRIRQCGGQRRPWHTDDRHCDSGAPVSLQREPAHYFGYVYFRQVKDSSVKRGYFQKAWGPALPCYTWGFLIAWSPTSGHSWEVGGTPCPGRPWMSRASGVPAGSQGAGATSHRPRALQSLVLVSRLPFVRLFQALLSLVAPEYFDKLAPCLEAVCDEIDQWPAPVPGQTLNLPVMGVVLQVHIPSRADKPESGPPKQCSHENLLPAPVVLTSVHELDLFRCFRPVLAHVQLLWELMLLGEPLLVLAPSPAVSSEMVLALTSCLQPLKFCCDYRPYFTVHDSEFKEFTTRTQAPPSVVLGVTNPFFIKTLQHWPHVLRIGEPKMPGDLPKQVKLKKPSRLKTLDTKPGLYTAYTTYLHRDKALLRRLLKVPLGGAPGAGKLGSGVKGAQPACCGSALAPQGLQKKRPSDVQSAVLRRHLLELTQSFLSPLEHYMASLMPLQKSITPWKTPPQIHPFHQDDFLRSLEHSGPQLTCLLKGDRLGLYRWADSRRFFKSPHFDGWYRQRHKEMAQKLEALHLEAICEANIEIWMKDKSEVEVVDLVLKLRERLVRAQGHQLPVKEATLKRARLYIETVIGSLPKDLQVVLCPP; encoded by the exons CTGGTGTACCCCAGCGACTTCCAGCTCACGGACAAGGAG AAAAGCAGCATCTGCTACCTGTCCTTTCCCGACTCCCACTCAG gctgCCTCGGGGATACTCAGTTCAGCTTCCGCATTCGTCAGTGTGGAGGGCAGAGGCGCCCCTGGCACACGGATGACAGGCACTGTGACAGTGGGGCCCCCGTGTCTCTGCAG AGGGAGCCGGCACACTACTTTGGCTACGTGTACTTCAGGCAGGTGAAGGACAGCTCCGTGAAGAGGGGCTACTTCCAGAAG GCCTGGggtccagccctgccctgctACACCTGGGGTTTTCTAATAGCCTGGAGTCCTACGTCAGGCCATTCCTGGGAAGTCGGTGGGACACCCTGCCCTGGGCGACCCTGGATGAGCCGGGCCTCAGGGGTCCCCGCAGGGTCCCAAGGGGCTGGGGCGACATCTCACCGGCCCCGGGCCCTGCAGTCTCTGGTGCTGGTGTCCCGCCTGCCCTTCGTCCGGCTGTTCCAGGCGCTGCTGAGCCTGGTCGCCCCAGAGTACTTCGACAAGCTGGCGCCCTGCCTGGAAGCGG TCTGCGATGAGATTGACCAGTGGCCGGCCCCTGTGCCGGGGCAGACCTTGAACCTGCCTGTCATGGGCGTCGTCCTGCAG GTGCACATCCCATCCAGGGCAGACAAGCCTGAATCCGGTCCTCCAAAGCAGTGCAGCCACGAG AACCTGCTACCAGCCCCGGTCGTCCTCACCAGTGTCCATGAGCTGGACCTGTTCAG GTGCTTCCGGCCCGTGCTGGCCCACGTGCAGCTGCTGTGGGAGCTCATGCTCCTCGGGGAGCCCCTGCTGGTCCTGGCGCCGTCGCCCGCCGTGTCCTCGGAGATGGTGCTGGCCTTGACCAG CTGCCTGCAGCCCCTCAAGTTCTGCTGCGACTACCGCCCCTACTTCACCGTCCACGATAGCGAGTTCAAGGAGTTCACGACGCGCACGCAGGCCCC accAAGCGTGGTCCTGGGAGTCACAAACCCTTTCTTTATCAAAACGCTCCAGCACTGGCCCCACGTCCTCCGCATCGGGGAGCCCAAGATGCCAG GGGACCTTCCCAAGCAGGTCAAACTGAAAAAGCCCTCAAGGCTGAAGACCCTGGACACCAAGCCAG GCCTCTACACTGCGTACACGACCTACCTCCACCGAGACAAGGCCCTGCTCAGACGACTGCTTAAGGTACCGCTGGGGGGCGCTCCGGGGGCGGGGAAGCTGGGCTCGGGTGTGAAGGGGGCGCAGCCGGCCTGCTGCGGCTCAGCCCTCGCCCCCCAGGGCCTGCAGAAGAAGCGGCCGTCGGACGTGCAGAGTGCAGTGCTGAGGCGGCACCTCCTGGAGCTCACGCAGAGCTTCCTCAGCCCTCTG GAGCACTACATGGCCAGCCTCATGCCCCTGCAGAAGAGCATCACGCCCTGGAAG ACCCCTCCCCAGATCCACCCCTTCCACCAGGACGACTTCCTGCGCAGCCTGGAGCACTCGGGGCCCCAGCTCACCTGCCTCCTCAAGGGCGACCGGCTGGGCCTCTACAGGTGGGCGGACAGTAG GCGGTTTTTCAAGTCCCCCCATTTTGATGGCTGGTACCGACAGCGGCACAAAGAGATGGCCCAGAAGCTGGAGGCCCTGCACCTCGAGGCCATCTGTGAGGCG AACATCGAGATCTGGATGAAGGACAAGTCCGAGGTGGAGGTCGTGGATCTGGTCCTGAAACTTCGGGAGAGGCTG GTTCGGGCACAGGGCCACCAGCTCCCCGTGAAGGAGGCGACGCTGAAGCGGGCGCGGCTGTACATCGAGACAGTCATCGGCTCCCTGCCCAAGGACCTGCAGGTCGTCCTGTGCCCTCCCTAG